In Desulfomonile tiedjei DSM 6799, a genomic segment contains:
- a CDS encoding SCP2 sterol-binding domain-containing protein, which yields MALTSVNEVFEKMPQVFNSAAASGVNAVYQFHITGQEAGDWYVAIKEGACEVSKGVHASPNTTITMADADWLAMCNGTLNGMTAFMSGKLKVSGDIMAAQRIPSLFPLA from the coding sequence ATGGCACTTACGTCAGTAAACGAAGTTTTCGAGAAAATGCCCCAGGTATTCAATTCAGCCGCAGCATCAGGCGTAAACGCTGTTTATCAGTTCCATATTACAGGCCAGGAAGCCGGGGACTGGTATGTCGCCATTAAAGAAGGCGCGTGCGAAGTGAGTAAAGGCGTTCATGCAAGCCCGAACACTACTATCACCATGGCAGACGCGGACTGGCTGGCAATGTGCAATGGCACTCTTAACGGAATGACTGCATTCATGAGCGGAAAGCTGAAAGTGTCGGGCGACATCATGGCCGCTCAGCGCATCCCTTCACTGTTCCCACTTGCCTGA
- the cobJ gene encoding precorrin-3B C(17)-methyltransferase, translated as MVGIGPGGPLDRTPRAEKAILESQVVVGYKRYLDLIGDLIQQQELISSGMTKETDRCLEAVRKAGEGFTVSLISSGDSGVYGMAGLALELANREKQSFPIEIVPGITAAGALAARLGAPLMLDFACISLSDLLVPWDMIRKRLEAVAAADLVTALYNPRSKKRTEQLDEAAAIFRRYRKGSTPVGIGTSVGTKDERIVIADLDTFLDFEITMRSIVIIGNTSSRLLDGWFVTPRGYKV; from the coding sequence GTGGTAGGAATCGGTCCCGGCGGACCGCTGGATCGCACACCTAGAGCCGAAAAAGCCATTCTCGAAAGCCAGGTGGTGGTCGGATACAAGCGTTATCTCGATCTGATCGGCGATCTGATCCAGCAACAGGAGCTGATTTCATCAGGAATGACCAAGGAAACCGATCGCTGCCTCGAAGCAGTCCGCAAAGCCGGTGAAGGCTTCACGGTTTCGTTGATCTCCTCCGGTGATTCCGGAGTGTACGGCATGGCAGGACTCGCTCTTGAGCTGGCGAATCGCGAGAAACAGTCTTTTCCTATCGAAATCGTCCCGGGAATAACAGCAGCAGGAGCACTTGCGGCTCGTTTGGGCGCTCCGCTCATGTTGGACTTCGCGTGCATCAGTCTGAGCGATCTACTCGTCCCGTGGGATATGATTCGCAAACGATTGGAGGCAGTGGCTGCCGCTGATCTGGTGACTGCTTTGTACAATCCCAGGAGCAAGAAACGCACGGAACAACTGGACGAGGCTGCGGCCATATTCAGAAGATACCGGAAAGGCAGCACCCCGGTGGGAATAGGGACCTCAGTCGGAACCAAAGACGAGCGCATTGTGATTGCCGATCTCGACACATTCCTGGATTTTGAAATCACCATGAGGAGCATTGTCATTATCGGCAATACCTCTTCCAGGTTGCTCGACGGATGGTTTGTGACTCCACGCGGTTACAAGGTATGA
- the cbiD gene encoding cobalt-precorrin-5B (C(1))-methyltransferase CbiD, which yields MTESGRTGFTTGTCAAAAAKAAAILLQSGEKPDRVEIGLANGSRVRLPIAEYSSTGQSARAAVKKDAGDDPDVTDGCLVTVEVSWTDSSEIQLVAGEGVGTVTKPGLAIPPGEPAINPVPRRMIAEAVREISNRGVRIAVSIPGGRELAEKTFNPRLGIEGGLSILGTSGIVRPFSLEALKDTLVVSLNVAAACDIRYPVFVPGRIGEKAARRHFSITSEQLIEVSNAWGFVLDETVKYRFNALLVLGHPGKLAKLAQNEWDTHSSNSSSAVPAMLKLAEEVVGKRPPDSLTVEAIFGDLAIDEKRVLADAVAARIEAAVFQRVQKRFSVSVVLVDLRGEILGTHGDLSFWKKS from the coding sequence GTGACCGAGTCCGGGCGTACGGGGTTTACCACCGGAACCTGCGCTGCTGCAGCGGCCAAAGCCGCCGCTATCCTTCTTCAGTCAGGTGAAAAGCCTGACAGGGTTGAAATCGGTCTGGCAAACGGTTCTCGAGTGAGGCTCCCTATTGCGGAATATTCCTCCACAGGGCAATCGGCTCGTGCCGCAGTGAAGAAAGATGCGGGAGACGATCCCGATGTCACTGACGGTTGCCTGGTCACTGTGGAAGTATCCTGGACCGATTCATCAGAGATACAGCTTGTTGCCGGTGAAGGTGTCGGGACCGTGACAAAACCCGGGCTCGCTATACCACCGGGTGAACCCGCAATCAACCCTGTTCCCAGAAGGATGATTGCCGAGGCTGTTCGGGAAATAAGCAATCGCGGAGTCCGGATCGCCGTTAGCATTCCGGGTGGAAGAGAACTGGCTGAGAAAACTTTTAATCCAAGACTTGGCATAGAGGGCGGTCTCTCCATACTCGGGACGTCGGGGATTGTCCGGCCGTTCAGTTTGGAAGCTTTGAAGGATACGCTTGTCGTTTCCTTGAACGTCGCGGCCGCGTGCGATATTCGATATCCCGTGTTCGTGCCGGGCAGAATCGGTGAAAAAGCTGCACGACGTCATTTCAGCATCACATCCGAACAATTGATAGAAGTGAGCAACGCATGGGGATTTGTGCTTGACGAGACGGTCAAGTACCGTTTCAATGCTTTGCTGGTGCTCGGACATCCGGGCAAACTGGCGAAGTTGGCACAAAACGAGTGGGACACTCATTCATCCAATTCGAGCAGTGCAGTACCTGCAATGTTGAAGTTGGCTGAAGAAGTGGTGGGAAAAAGACCGCCAGATTCTCTTACAGTGGAAGCAATTTTCGGGGATCTCGCAATTGATGAAAAGCGCGTACTTGCCGATGCTGTCGCGGCTCGGATCGAGGCTGCCGTTTTTCAGCGAGTACAAAAACGTTTTTCCGTATCCGTGGTTCTGGTAGATCTCCGGGGTGAAATCCTCGGAACGCACGGAGATCTGAGCTTTTGGAAAAAGAGTTGA
- a CDS encoding trans-sulfuration enzyme family protein: protein MKKQTQCVHSGGFRDSLMRGVNTPVFMSSAYEYLDRDDCPYPRYFNTPNLDAVVKKMCVLEGAEDGVLFSSGMAAMSTAILAFAGAGSHVVMMDELYGGTHAFATDQFHRLGIDYTFAATDAESICSSITEDTRVIVIESPTNPLLGIIDIRKVARFAKERAITTVMDNTFATPVTQNPLELGIDIVVHSGTKYLGGHSDLCCGIAVTSAERASQIRALARNLGGSLDAFASYLLERSLKTLALRVERQSENAGIIAEALQNHGSVASVYYPGLTNFPGHALAKTQMKAYGGMLSFEVAHSNENPSAFLKRLQIVKPALSLGGVETTICCPAVTSHVKISAQERQRIGITDSLMRLSVGIEHPDDIIADLDQALPSN, encoded by the coding sequence ATGAAGAAACAGACGCAATGCGTGCACAGCGGTGGATTTCGCGACAGCTTGATGCGCGGAGTAAATACTCCCGTATTCATGTCTTCGGCTTATGAGTATCTCGATAGAGATGACTGTCCTTATCCGCGGTATTTCAACACTCCGAACCTGGACGCTGTCGTAAAGAAGATGTGCGTGCTGGAAGGAGCTGAGGACGGAGTTCTTTTCAGTTCGGGTATGGCGGCTATGAGCACAGCCATTCTCGCGTTTGCGGGAGCCGGCAGTCATGTCGTCATGATGGACGAATTATATGGCGGCACTCACGCATTCGCGACGGACCAATTTCACCGGTTAGGAATCGACTATACCTTCGCTGCCACCGACGCGGAATCGATTTGCAGTTCCATAACTGAAGACACCAGGGTTATTGTCATAGAATCGCCCACCAATCCGCTGCTGGGCATTATCGACATCCGGAAAGTAGCACGGTTCGCCAAAGAACGAGCTATCACCACGGTGATGGATAATACGTTTGCCACGCCGGTGACCCAAAATCCGCTCGAGCTGGGAATTGATATCGTTGTGCATAGCGGTACAAAATATCTTGGCGGCCACAGCGATCTGTGCTGCGGCATCGCAGTGACAAGTGCCGAACGAGCATCTCAGATCCGGGCATTGGCCAGAAACCTGGGTGGAAGTCTGGATGCATTCGCGAGCTATTTGCTGGAAAGAAGCTTGAAGACCCTGGCCTTGAGGGTGGAAAGACAGTCCGAGAATGCGGGCATCATTGCAGAAGCCCTGCAGAATCATGGGTCGGTCGCGAGCGTCTATTATCCCGGTCTGACGAACTTTCCCGGACATGCCTTGGCCAAGACCCAGATGAAGGCATACGGCGGCATGCTTTCATTCGAAGTAGCTCACAGCAACGAAAACCCATCCGCTTTCTTGAAGCGATTGCAGATCGTCAAACCCGCATTGAGCCTTGGCGGAGTTGAAACCACCATTTGCTGTCCGGCTGTCACTTCGCATGTAAAGATCTCTGCACAAGAGAGGCAGCGTATCGGCATTACCGACAGTCTCATGAGACTATCCGTCGGGATCGAGCATCCGGACGACATTATCGCGGACCTGGATCAGGCATTGCCCTCAAATTAA
- a CDS encoding energy-coupling factor ABC transporter ATP-binding protein, whose translation MISPAVSAQDVCFKYQEGTRALDRVNFHADPGEFVAMLASNGSGKTTLIKVLIGLLKPEKGKVVIHGKDLSRIAKKDLFQTVGLVLQNPVDQLFAATVEEDVAYGPRNLGFEEDEVQRRVGEALACVAASELRHRAIHHLSYGEQKRVSMAGVLAMNPSILILDEPTAGLDPAGETLMMRLLNKLNREQGITIILATHNVDLLPLFADRIYVLQRGRVLKQGPSDEIFCEHEMIRDACLRLPYIATLLHKLKQHDGVPIAGLPLTIGEARSRLLELIPDNLIVKQPEVPQ comes from the coding sequence ATGATCTCTCCTGCAGTGAGTGCACAAGACGTCTGTTTCAAGTATCAGGAAGGCACTCGGGCACTCGATCGTGTGAATTTCCATGCCGATCCCGGTGAGTTCGTCGCGATGCTCGCTTCGAATGGATCGGGCAAAACCACTCTGATTAAAGTGCTCATCGGCCTATTGAAACCAGAGAAAGGGAAAGTCGTAATACACGGCAAAGATCTCAGTCGGATTGCAAAGAAAGACCTTTTCCAGACAGTGGGATTGGTTTTGCAGAATCCGGTCGATCAGTTGTTCGCCGCTACCGTTGAAGAAGATGTGGCGTACGGGCCGAGAAATCTCGGATTTGAAGAAGATGAAGTGCAGCGTCGCGTGGGTGAGGCCCTTGCGTGCGTGGCAGCATCTGAACTCCGTCATCGGGCCATCCACCACCTGAGTTATGGAGAGCAAAAAAGAGTTTCCATGGCCGGGGTGCTCGCCATGAATCCTTCAATCCTGATTCTGGACGAACCGACAGCCGGGCTCGACCCTGCCGGTGAAACGCTTATGATGCGTCTACTGAACAAACTGAACAGGGAACAAGGGATTACGATAATTTTGGCCACCCACAACGTTGATTTGCTCCCCTTATTTGCAGATCGCATATACGTTCTTCAAAGAGGAAGGGTTCTCAAGCAGGGGCCTTCGGACGAAATCTTTTGCGAACACGAGATGATACGTGATGCGTGCCTCAGGTTGCCGTACATAGCAACTCTGCTCCACAAATTGAAGCAGCATGACGGAGTCCCCATAGCAGGGCTCCCATTGACCATAGGGGAAGCCCGCTCACGACTCTTGGAACTGATCCCGGACAACCTGATCGTGAAACAACCGGAGGTGCCCCAGTGA
- the cbiE gene encoding precorrin-6y C5,15-methyltransferase (decarboxylating) subunit CbiE — MEKELNHRITVVGCGPGSPDYITPAAHKAVAASDVLIGASRLLDVFTESTAERIAVTANIGEVLERIRSIPVEKRVAVLVTGDPGIFSLSKKIVANFGREACRIIPGVSSVQAAFAAIGLDWADAAIISAHKEDPEDSPSVDSWDKIAILGGRDNSLKWIASHLPEDTVNQRRIFLCENLTLHDECIREIDPEELASLRTSSRTVVIVVKKDLLS, encoded by the coding sequence TTGGAAAAAGAGTTGAATCATCGTATTACAGTCGTAGGATGCGGTCCAGGATCTCCGGATTACATCACGCCGGCAGCTCACAAAGCGGTGGCAGCATCTGACGTGTTGATCGGTGCTTCTCGTTTGCTGGATGTCTTCACAGAAAGTACAGCGGAACGAATTGCGGTCACTGCGAATATTGGGGAAGTGCTGGAACGAATTCGATCCATCCCGGTGGAAAAACGCGTTGCAGTGCTGGTAACGGGAGACCCGGGTATTTTCAGTCTCTCGAAAAAGATCGTTGCCAATTTCGGCCGTGAAGCATGCCGGATCATCCCCGGAGTGAGTTCCGTTCAGGCTGCATTCGCTGCAATCGGCTTGGACTGGGCGGACGCAGCGATTATCAGCGCGCATAAGGAAGATCCTGAGGACAGTCCATCCGTGGACTCCTGGGATAAAATCGCCATTTTGGGAGGCCGCGACAATTCACTCAAATGGATTGCATCTCATTTGCCCGAAGATACGGTGAACCAACGACGAATATTTCTTTGCGAAAATCTCACTCTGCATGACGAATGCATTCGAGAGATCGACCCGGAAGAACTCGCAAGCCTTCGCACGAGTTCCCGGACAGTTGTCATTGTGGTGAAAAAGGATTTGTTATCATGA
- the cobI gene encoding precorrin-2 C(20)-methyltransferase has product MNRGTLYGIGIGPGDPDLITVKAAKILGEAKHVFVPKARKGMESLALTIARKHINPDAEIHEILFPMTTDREELEARWEESARIVGETLEAGEDACFLTLGDALLYSTYIYLLRALKRRSPGTNVVTIPGITAFSAAAALADFPVGQGKEPVTIIPTADDLEAVRHAVTSGGTVILMKIGKRLGGILDILKNAKALGRAVFVSHVGMDGQRIETDLTKLRGEEADTGYMSIILVRMNPEKNA; this is encoded by the coding sequence ATGAATAGAGGAACTTTGTATGGCATTGGAATCGGTCCGGGCGATCCGGACTTGATTACGGTAAAGGCTGCAAAAATACTTGGTGAAGCAAAACACGTATTTGTTCCCAAAGCGCGAAAAGGTATGGAAAGCCTTGCATTGACGATTGCACGCAAACACATCAATCCCGATGCGGAAATTCACGAAATCCTTTTTCCTATGACTACAGATCGTGAAGAACTCGAGGCTCGCTGGGAAGAATCCGCCCGTATAGTGGGAGAAACCCTGGAAGCAGGTGAAGATGCTTGTTTTCTTACCCTGGGAGATGCTCTCCTCTATTCCACGTACATTTATCTCCTTCGAGCGCTCAAGCGCCGCAGTCCCGGAACCAATGTCGTCACCATCCCGGGGATCACCGCTTTCAGCGCTGCCGCTGCTCTGGCAGACTTTCCTGTGGGCCAGGGAAAAGAGCCGGTTACCATAATACCTACTGCAGACGATCTTGAGGCCGTTCGACATGCGGTGACTTCAGGGGGAACTGTTATTCTCATGAAGATTGGCAAACGCCTTGGAGGAATTCTGGACATTCTGAAAAATGCAAAGGCTCTTGGAAGGGCGGTTTTCGTTTCTCACGTGGGGATGGACGGTCAAAGGATAGAAACGGATCTTACAAAGCTCAGGGGTGAAGAGGCGGATACCGGCTACATGTCAATCATTCTCGTCCGAATGAATCCGGAGAAAAACGCATGA
- the cobK gene encoding precorrin-6A reductase, giving the protein MILLIGGAGETGVLANALVSAGFFVLVSTATDAPLSLGSHPNLSRRSGPLDRESLSRLILEREITVLIDASHPYASVITNHARKVAKEHRIPYFRWYRPAALHDSDEVIWAQDHADAARIAFSFGQPVLLTTGSRNLKPYAEESRRTGTSVVVRVLDRPDSLEACLQAGIPPNNVIAATGPFSLEQNVTTIREFGIGVIVTKDSGTIGGVPEKIEAARQERCRVVVIRRPDEESSASYSDLTELLQAVNQLTKSFS; this is encoded by the coding sequence ATGATTCTTCTCATCGGAGGAGCAGGTGAGACCGGAGTTCTGGCGAATGCTCTCGTCTCCGCGGGTTTCTTTGTCCTGGTTTCTACAGCCACGGATGCTCCTCTGAGTCTGGGTAGCCATCCGAATCTGTCCAGGCGATCCGGTCCCCTGGATCGGGAAAGCTTGTCAAGGCTCATCCTGGAAAGGGAAATCACAGTCCTCATAGATGCGTCCCATCCCTATGCTTCGGTGATAACAAATCATGCCCGGAAAGTAGCTAAAGAGCACCGTATACCCTATTTCAGGTGGTACAGACCTGCCGCATTACACGATTCCGATGAGGTGATCTGGGCGCAGGATCACGCAGACGCTGCTCGTATTGCCTTTTCTTTTGGACAGCCCGTTCTTCTCACAACAGGGTCCCGGAATCTCAAGCCGTACGCTGAGGAGTCACGCCGGACGGGAACCTCCGTTGTCGTTAGGGTCCTGGATCGGCCGGATTCTCTGGAAGCATGTCTTCAGGCTGGTATTCCTCCCAACAATGTAATTGCAGCAACCGGTCCTTTTTCACTGGAACAAAATGTTACAACTATCCGGGAATTCGGCATCGGCGTAATCGTGACCAAGGACAGCGGCACCATCGGAGGTGTTCCGGAGAAGATCGAGGCAGCCAGACAGGAACGATGTCGAGTAGTGGTTATAAGACGTCCCGATGAAGAATCGAGTGCCAGCTACAGCGACCTCACTGAATTATTACAAGCCGTTAATCAGTTGACAAAATCCTTTTCATAG
- the cobM gene encoding precorrin-4 C(11)-methyltransferase: MKVYFVGAGPGDPDLLTVKARHLLENCAICIYAGSLVSPDVVAIVPSHAEKHDSANMDLPQIVAVFKDANARNVDVVRLHTGDPSIYGAIGEQMTELDKLGIDYEVVPGVSSFQATAAALKTELTAPETAQTIILTRASGRTPVPPEQDLEILARTHATLCIFLSVHKMAEAADMLATHYGADCPAAVAYKVSWKDELIIRGTLDDIAEKVRNAGIRKTAMIVVGRALSRGLPASKLYDPSFSHEYRVADPQ, from the coding sequence ATGAAAGTGTATTTCGTCGGCGCCGGTCCGGGAGATCCGGATCTGCTCACCGTTAAGGCCAGACACCTGCTGGAGAATTGTGCCATCTGCATCTATGCCGGATCTCTGGTGAGCCCTGATGTAGTTGCTATTGTGCCTTCCCATGCCGAAAAGCACGATTCCGCGAACATGGATTTGCCTCAAATCGTCGCTGTGTTTAAGGATGCAAATGCGAGAAATGTTGATGTAGTGCGGCTCCACACGGGAGATCCTTCTATTTACGGCGCCATCGGCGAGCAAATGACCGAACTGGACAAGCTCGGAATCGACTACGAAGTTGTGCCGGGAGTAAGCTCGTTCCAGGCTACCGCCGCAGCGCTGAAAACCGAGCTTACCGCTCCTGAGACGGCGCAGACTATCATATTGACTCGTGCATCCGGCAGGACTCCTGTTCCTCCGGAGCAGGACCTTGAAATCCTGGCGCGAACTCACGCAACCCTGTGCATTTTCCTGTCTGTTCACAAGATGGCCGAAGCAGCCGACATGCTTGCCACGCATTATGGTGCCGATTGTCCTGCTGCTGTGGCATACAAAGTCTCCTGGAAAGATGAACTTATTATCCGGGGGACATTGGACGATATAGCCGAAAAAGTCCGGAATGCCGGTATTCGCAAGACCGCGATGATTGTCGTCGGCCGAGCTTTATCGAGAGGCCTCCCTGCTTCCAAGCTTTACGATCCTTCATTTTCCCACGAATACCGTGTGGCGGACCCGCAATGA
- a CDS encoding thymidylate synthase: MKPVFIEATTIPDAWFQCLYTLIDESQKPDGAARRYTVDTGSNPGADRIEFDLVTVHIKQPGVRPLLPQIPEHLNLPAIADEKYLAEYMPYLLSPQKASGEHYTYGERLQVAWQFVIDYYKKHGGRTNRMCMEIGRPEDIFFYKDEDGSSPCLRLVDTRIMDGKLHWVVYFRSWNLWSGFPVNLAGLQQAKEIMAMEVGAEDGEIIAISKGLNIRDYNVEVALMRLQKDTGLRLGARSDTNSQKDK, encoded by the coding sequence ATGAAACCCGTATTCATCGAAGCGACCACAATTCCGGATGCATGGTTCCAGTGCCTCTACACTCTTATTGACGAATCTCAAAAGCCTGACGGAGCAGCCAGACGCTACACGGTCGATACAGGTTCCAATCCGGGAGCGGATCGCATTGAATTTGACCTGGTGACTGTTCATATAAAACAGCCCGGTGTGCGGCCTCTCTTGCCGCAGATTCCCGAACACCTGAATCTGCCTGCTATTGCAGATGAAAAATATCTCGCCGAGTACATGCCTTACCTGCTTTCCCCGCAGAAAGCGTCAGGAGAGCATTACACCTATGGAGAACGGCTTCAGGTGGCATGGCAGTTCGTAATAGATTATTACAAAAAGCACGGCGGCCGGACGAATCGTATGTGTATGGAAATAGGCCGACCGGAAGATATTTTTTTCTATAAGGACGAGGACGGTTCCTCTCCATGCCTGAGACTGGTCGATACCCGTATCATGGACGGTAAGTTACATTGGGTAGTGTATTTCAGGTCGTGGAATCTCTGGTCGGGTTTTCCGGTTAATCTCGCAGGGCTCCAGCAGGCCAAGGAAATTATGGCCATGGAAGTCGGGGCTGAAGATGGGGAAATTATAGCTATTTCCAAGGGATTGAATATTCGAGACTATAATGTGGAAGTTGCGCTTATGAGGCTTCAAAAGGACACGGGATTACGACTGGGCGCCCGGAGCGATACAAATTCGCAAAAAGATAAGTAA
- the cbiQ gene encoding cobalt ECF transporter T component CbiQ, translating into MFDIFSDIFASRENTLTRVDPRIKLILALLLIFCTVLSQMVWFPLVVFTCCLITMTLIRIPPGLVLLRLSGPLGIVTVLVLLQMFLTGSTPLMTLHIGSWTFIASQEGLARGILLGSRVLAAVSTVILLGSVTPAHKIFAALRWFKIPEGWVEIAMLVYRYTFSLLDQTSDVLTAQRARLGYSSIKTSLGSVGVVAGTVLIRAMDQAMRTYEAMTLRGYQGSMPFGPLPVLEQKDVRILTVAVPVILMAFLFVERYII; encoded by the coding sequence GTGTTTGACATTTTCTCAGATATTTTTGCATCCAGGGAAAATACACTCACTCGGGTCGATCCTCGCATTAAACTCATTTTGGCGTTGCTGCTGATTTTTTGCACGGTTCTCTCGCAAATGGTGTGGTTTCCGCTCGTGGTTTTCACGTGCTGCCTTATAACAATGACACTAATCCGGATACCGCCGGGCCTCGTGTTGTTGAGGCTTTCCGGGCCGTTGGGCATTGTAACTGTTCTGGTTCTTCTGCAAATGTTCTTAACCGGTTCCACTCCACTCATGACTCTGCATATCGGTTCATGGACCTTCATTGCCAGTCAGGAGGGCCTTGCACGGGGAATTCTCCTGGGCAGCCGAGTATTGGCCGCTGTGAGTACCGTAATCCTTCTTGGTTCTGTTACGCCCGCGCACAAGATCTTTGCGGCGTTGCGCTGGTTCAAAATTCCCGAAGGCTGGGTGGAAATCGCAATGCTGGTTTATCGTTACACCTTTTCTCTCCTGGATCAGACATCCGATGTGCTTACGGCTCAACGAGCCAGGCTTGGCTATTCGTCAATCAAGACCTCTCTCGGCTCGGTAGGGGTAGTTGCCGGTACCGTGCTGATCAGAGCTATGGATCAGGCAATGAGGACGTACGAAGCAATGACATTACGTGGCTATCAGGGATCTATGCCCTTTGGACCTCTTCCGGTGCTGGAGCAAAAAGATGTGAGGATTCTGACTGTTGCTGTTCCAGTTATTCTCATGGCTTTTCTTTTTGTGGAACGGTACATCATATGA
- a CDS encoding cobalt-precorrin 5A hydrolase, whose protein sequence is MIFAVLTLSSEGLKLAEAIASKRPDTVVYVHDQVDVPIGSSVIKFTSVVDLTAQIFNHYRGLVYIMPCGVVVRAIAPLIRHKTEDPAVVAVDVAGRWAISLLSGHEGGANDLALEIGNILSAEPIVTTTTEALKTLIVGIGCRRGADARHILDAVNGVLSEAHLSVNDVRLLASADLKADETGLIDAARTLGIPLRFVSSQELNDSPRVFEESDFVREKVDLPAVAEPCALLAGRRTTLLIRKQIRNGVTVAVARENSLW, encoded by the coding sequence ATGATTTTCGCGGTTTTGACACTTTCGTCCGAAGGGCTGAAACTCGCTGAAGCTATCGCGTCAAAGCGCCCTGATACAGTTGTGTACGTGCACGATCAGGTGGACGTCCCCATCGGTTCGTCTGTGATCAAGTTCACCAGCGTTGTCGATTTGACCGCGCAGATCTTCAATCATTACCGCGGCCTGGTTTACATCATGCCCTGCGGAGTAGTAGTGCGTGCGATTGCTCCGCTTATTCGGCATAAGACTGAAGATCCCGCTGTGGTTGCAGTCGACGTAGCCGGCAGATGGGCAATAAGTCTCCTGAGCGGCCATGAGGGTGGAGCAAACGATCTCGCCTTGGAAATAGGGAATATTCTCTCTGCCGAGCCGATCGTCACCACCACAACGGAAGCACTCAAGACCCTGATCGTGGGCATAGGATGCAGAAGAGGAGCCGATGCTCGGCACATTTTGGATGCCGTGAATGGAGTTCTTTCCGAAGCTCATCTTTCCGTGAATGATGTGAGGCTGCTCGCTTCTGCGGACCTGAAAGCGGACGAGACCGGGTTGATCGATGCAGCCCGGACCCTGGGAATCCCGCTCAGGTTCGTCTCCTCACAGGAGTTGAACGATTCTCCGCGAGTATTTGAGGAATCGGATTTTGTCAGAGAAAAAGTGGACCTGCCTGCAGTTGCGGAACCCTGTGCATTGCTCGCAGGAAGGAGGACAACATTACTGATAAGAAAACAGATTCGCAACGGAGTGACCGTGGCAGTGGCCAGGGAAAACTCTTTGTGGTAG
- a CDS encoding TetR/AcrR family transcriptional regulator — translation MQNLLSSSENKKEKEAIIFDAACKVFRRKGFHQARIVDISQTAGISYGLVYHYFKSKADLFDAIQREWWETLLTMMDATERKATGPEEKLAAIVHHFLEMYEKRPDMVYIFITEISRASSNLTPDRLEWFKVFMDRTEAIIVEAQDRQVLRSDVRARYLTYIFLGALETFISTMVLQNQRLKGRAQKQRIASALLDVFFNGARLRV, via the coding sequence ATGCAAAACTTACTCTCCAGCAGCGAAAATAAGAAAGAAAAAGAAGCTATAATTTTTGACGCGGCTTGTAAAGTCTTTCGCAGAAAAGGATTTCATCAGGCTCGTATTGTGGACATCTCCCAGACTGCAGGAATCTCATATGGACTCGTGTACCACTACTTCAAGAGCAAAGCGGATCTTTTCGATGCCATTCAGAGAGAATGGTGGGAAACCCTGCTGACAATGATGGATGCGACCGAACGCAAGGCGACCGGACCGGAAGAAAAATTGGCGGCAATCGTTCATCATTTTCTCGAGATGTACGAAAAAAGACCCGACATGGTCTACATTTTCATCACCGAGATATCTCGTGCTTCCTCCAACTTGACTCCTGACAGACTGGAATGGTTCAAGGTCTTCATGGATCGTACTGAAGCAATCATTGTCGAAGCCCAGGATCGGCAGGTACTGCGGTCCGACGTGCGGGCCCGCTATCTTACGTATATTTTTCTTGGTGCTCTGGAGACATTCATATCTACCATGGTCCTTCAGAATCAACGTTTGAAAGGTCGTGCACAGAAACAACGCATAGCGTCCGCCCTGCTGGACGTGTTTTTCAACGGCGCGCGGCTGAGGGTATGA